One window from the genome of Salvia miltiorrhiza cultivar Shanhuang (shh) chromosome 7, IMPLAD_Smil_shh, whole genome shotgun sequence encodes:
- the LOC130992319 gene encoding uncharacterized protein LOC130992319 isoform X9, which yields MGLRDSVDMKALRAKFRVATVVIISICIGLMGVYYLLKPVVNGCVMTYMYPTYIPIPTPKNVSTTKYGLFLYHEGWRKIDYDDHLKKINGVPVLFIPGNGGSYKQVRSIGAESDRAYQGGPLEWNSNQAYPQLGEGVDIDLNNILLPSQYTSMLDWYAVDLEGEHSAMDGRILQEHSEYVVYAIHTILDLYKEAHDARAKGRPPKSVILVGHSMGGFVARAAVVHPHLRKFAVETILTLSTPHQSPPVALQPSLGHYYAQVNQEWRKGYEVQTSRTGRHLSDPLLSHVIIVSISGGYNDYQVRSKLESLDGIVPPTHGFFISSTGMRNVWLSMEHQVILWCNQLVVQMSHTLLSLIDMKTSQPLNDVRQRLGIFKKMLDSGIPKNFASTELQLAHKSDHIHDIKEKVNPEGLGSGVSGCPSSSQWSDDGLERDLYIQTSTVTVLAMDGRRRWLDIQKLGQDGKNHFAFVTNLSPCSGVRLHLWREKGTSASEVSMNKQVVEVTAKMVHVPSGPAPRQIEPGSQTEQAPPSAIFWLGPQDMHGFRFLTISVAPRPTVSGRPPPAASMGVGQFFNPKDGEKIFSSYQLISSLYTEQQDMTLKEDHPLALSLTFSASLGLLPVSLSITTTGCGIKKSEFPIEESGDEETSRLCKRRCFPPVALVWDATSGLHVFPNLYSETIVVDSSPALWTSSQDSDKTTVLLLIDPHCSYTSTIGVSVTASTGRFLLLYFSQISGLCFAVAFFALMRQAYAWELDQPIPSLLSAVESNLRIPGAFFSLAILPIFFAILLSCLSSQALPPIISFPIVSILCYVFANGAIVLLILLSQMLFYVAGLLHVAVKKWWQVCERNFSFHFLQRFINITSSFASIKVVRILMANPLLITSWLAITLVCLVHPALGLFVLLLSHVLCCHSALSRPRSFMNLEVKAKVVTIIIASCSRQMRRVVVAPNTEEAMAMHN from the exons ATGGGGCTTAGAGATAGTGTGGACATGAAAGCGCTCAGAGCGAAGTTCAGAGTAGCAACTGTGGTTATAATATCCATATGCATTGGGCTTATGGGGGTTTATTATCTGTTGAAGCCAGTTGTAAATGGTTGTGTGATGACGTATATGTACCCGACATACATTCCTATCCCCACGCCGAAGAATGTGTCGACAACAAAATATGGGTTATTTTTGTACCATGAAGGCTGGAGAAAGATTGATTATGATGATCACCTTAAGAAGATTAATGGTGTGCCAGTTCTTTTCATCCCAGGCAATGGTGGAAGCTACAAACAG GTCAGATCCATTGGTGCAGAATCTGATAGGGCTTATCAAGGAGGTCCACTTGAATGGAACTCTAACCAGGCTTATCCACAATTGGGAGAGGGCGTGGATATTGATTTGAATAACATTTTGTTACCCAGTCAATATACTTCCATGCTTGATTGGTATGCAGTGGATCTTGAAGGTGAACATTCTGCAATGGATGGTCGGATTCTTCAAGAACACTCGGAATATGTAGTATATGCCATTCACACG ATTTTGGATCTTTACAAAGAAGCACATGATGCACGAGCAAAAGGCCGTCCCCCTAAAAGTGTGATATTGGTTGGTCACTCAATGGGTGGTTTTGTTGCTAGGGCTGCAGTAGTGCACCCCCATTTGAGAAAGTTTGCTGTTGAAACTATTCTGACGCTCTCCACACCCCACCa GTCTCCCCCTGTGGCATTACAGCCATCCTTGGGCCACTATTATGCACAAGTAAATCAGGAATGGAGGAAAGGATATGAGGTCCAAACCTCTCGAACTGGACGCCACTTGTCTGATCCTTTGCTTTCCCATGTCATCATCGTCTCCATTTCTGGTGGTTATAATGATTACCAG GTACGCTCGAAATTAGAATCCCTTGATGGAATTGTTCCTCCCACACATGGCTTTTTCATAAGTAGCACTGGTATGAGAAACGTGTGGTTGTCAATGGAGCACCAGGTTATCTTATGGTGTAATCAGCTAGTTGTGCAA ATGTCTCACACTCTCCTCAGTTTGATAGACATGAAGACAAGTCAACCTTTAAATGATGTGCGGCAAAGACTTGGAATATTTAAGAAGATGCTTGATAGTGGAATTCCGAAGAACTTTGCATCCACAGAATTGCAACTAGCACATAAATCTGACCATATCCATGATATAAAAGAGAAAGTGAATCCTG AAGGATTGGGTTCTGGAGTATCGGGTTGCCCAAGTAGTAGCCAATGGAGCGATGATGGACTTGAAAGAGACCTGTACATCCAAACCAGTACTGTCACTGTTTTAGCTATGGATGGGAGAAGACGATGGTTGGACATTCAAAAACTG GGTCAGGATGGAAAAAACCACTTTGCTTTCGTCACAAATCTTTCACCTTGTTCTGGTGTGCGACTGCATCTTTGGCGAGAGAAGGGAACTTCAGCTTCAGAAGTTTCAATGAACAAACAGGTTGTTGAAGTCACAGCTAAAATGGTCCACGTTCCATCTGGACCAGCCCCAAGGCAG ATTGAGCCAGGTAGTCAAACTGAACAAGCTCCTCCATCTGCTATATTTTGGTTGGGTCCTCAAGATATGCATGGCTTTCGGTTTCTGACAATTTCTGTGGCTCCTCGTCCG ACTGTTTCGGGGAGACCCCCACCAGCCGCGTCCATGGGAGTCGGACAATTTTTCAATCCAAAGGATGGGGAGAAAATTTTCTCTTCTTACCAGTTGATCAGTTCATTATACACAGAACAG CAGGATATGACTTTGAAGGAAGATCATCCTCTTGCTCTCAGTCTTACATTCTCTGCTAGCTTAGGTCTTCTCCCTGTTTCTTTATCCATCACAACAACTGGCTGTGGGATTAAAAAATCGGAATTTCCCATTGAAGAGTCTGGAGATGAGGAAACAAGTA GACTTTGTAAGAGGCGCTGTTTCCCACCTGTCGCACTTGTTTGGGATGCGACATCTGGCCTACATGTATTTCCTAATTTGTATTCTGAAACAATTGTTGTTGATTCTTCTCCGGCACTCTGGACTTCTTCTCAAGATTCTGACAAGACGACTGTTTTGTTACTG ATAGACCCACATTGCTCTTACACAAGTACTATTGGTGTTTCTGTTACTGCTAGCACTGGTAGATTCTTGCTTTTATACTTCTCTCAG ATCAGTGGTCTATGCTTTGCTGTTGCATTTTTCGCTCTGATGCGGCAAGCATATGCATGGGAACTTGATCAGCCTATACCATCTCTGCTATCTGCTGTTGAATCAAACTTGAGAATCCCTGGGGCATTCTTCTCCCTTGCCATATTGCCAATTTTCTTTGCCATTCTCTTGTCTTGCCTAAGCTCTCAAGCCCTTCCTCCAATTATAAGTTTCCCAATTGTCTCAATCCTTTGTTATGTTTTTGCAAATGGCGCGATAGTTCTGTTGATATTACTTTCCCAAATGCTGTTTTATGTGGCTGGCCTTCTCCATGTAGCTGTCAAGAAATG GTGGCAAGTTTGTGAAAGGAACTTTTCCTTTCATTTTCTCCAGCGGTTCATAAATATAACCTCCAGCTTTGCATCTATTAAG GTGGTAAGGATTTTGATGGCGAATCCTCTCCTTATTACGTCATGGCTTGCTATTACGTTGGTGTGTCTTGTGCATCCAGCACTCGGTCTGTTTGTATTGCTCTTATCACATGTTCTATGTTGCCACAGCGCACTGTCCAG ACCAAGGAGTTTTATGAATCTGGAAGTGAAGGCGAAGGTAGTTACGATAATAATAGCAAGTTGTTCCCGACAAATGAGACGCGTAGTGGTAGCCCCAAATACAGAAGAAGCTATGGCGATGCACAATTAG
- the LOC130992319 gene encoding uncharacterized protein LOC130992319 isoform X5 has translation MGLRDSVDMKALRAKFRVATVVIISICIGLMGVYYLLKPVVNGCVMTYMYPTYIPIPTPKNVSTTKYGLFLYHEGWRKIDYDDHLKKINGVPVLFIPGNGGSYKQVRSIGAESDRAYQGGPLEWNSNQAYPQLGEGVDIDLNNILLPSQYTSMLDWYAVDLEGEHSAMDGRILQEHSEYVVYAIHTILDLYKEAHDARAKGRPPKSVILVGHSMGGFVARAAVVHPHLRKFAVETILTLSTPHQSPPVALQPSLGHYYAQVNQEWRKGYEVQTSRTGRHLSDPLLSHVIIVSISGGYNDYQVRSKLESLDGIVPPTHGFFISSTGMRNVWLSMEHQVILWCNQLVVQMSHTLLSLIDMKTSQPLNDVRQRLGIFKKMLDSGIPKNFASTELQLAHKSDHIHDIKEKVNPEGLGSGVSGCPSSSQWSDDGLERDLYIQTSTVTVLAMDGRRRWLDIQKLGQDGKNHFAFVTNLSPCSGVRLHLWREKGTSASEVSMNKQVVEVTAKMVHVPSGPAPRQIEPGSQTEQAPPSAIFWLGPQDMHGFRFLTISVAPRPTVSGRPPPAASMGVGQFFNPKDGEKIFSSYQLISSLYTEQQDMTLKEDHPLALSLTFSASLGLLPVSLSITTTGCGIKKSEFPIEESGDEETSRLCKRRCFPPVALVWDATSGLHVFPNLYSETIVVDSSPALWTSSQDSDKTTVLLLIDPHCSYTSTIGVSVTASTGRFLLLYFSQISGLCFAVAFFALMRQAYAWELDQPIPSLLSAVESNLRIPGAFFSLAILPIFFAILLSCLSSQALPPIISFPIVSILCYVFANGAIVLLILLSQMLFYVAGLLHVAVKKWWQVCERNFSFHFLQRFINITSSFASIKVVRILMANPLLITSWLAITLVCLVHPALGLFVLLLSHVLCCHSALSSHVQTKEFYESGSEGEGSYDNNSKLFPTNETRSGSPKYRRSYGDAQLEIFHHRHGLLVLHLLAALMFVPSLVAWLQRIGIGHRLPWLWDSILSMGVVLHGLCNSKPEFSFYLFPIGSWEIQLSFVYLLAGFYSYLSALALAPYRVFYAMATIGLVSFAFRLIQRNNGDTYHRTRKHSHRH, from the exons ATGGGGCTTAGAGATAGTGTGGACATGAAAGCGCTCAGAGCGAAGTTCAGAGTAGCAACTGTGGTTATAATATCCATATGCATTGGGCTTATGGGGGTTTATTATCTGTTGAAGCCAGTTGTAAATGGTTGTGTGATGACGTATATGTACCCGACATACATTCCTATCCCCACGCCGAAGAATGTGTCGACAACAAAATATGGGTTATTTTTGTACCATGAAGGCTGGAGAAAGATTGATTATGATGATCACCTTAAGAAGATTAATGGTGTGCCAGTTCTTTTCATCCCAGGCAATGGTGGAAGCTACAAACAG GTCAGATCCATTGGTGCAGAATCTGATAGGGCTTATCAAGGAGGTCCACTTGAATGGAACTCTAACCAGGCTTATCCACAATTGGGAGAGGGCGTGGATATTGATTTGAATAACATTTTGTTACCCAGTCAATATACTTCCATGCTTGATTGGTATGCAGTGGATCTTGAAGGTGAACATTCTGCAATGGATGGTCGGATTCTTCAAGAACACTCGGAATATGTAGTATATGCCATTCACACG ATTTTGGATCTTTACAAAGAAGCACATGATGCACGAGCAAAAGGCCGTCCCCCTAAAAGTGTGATATTGGTTGGTCACTCAATGGGTGGTTTTGTTGCTAGGGCTGCAGTAGTGCACCCCCATTTGAGAAAGTTTGCTGTTGAAACTATTCTGACGCTCTCCACACCCCACCa GTCTCCCCCTGTGGCATTACAGCCATCCTTGGGCCACTATTATGCACAAGTAAATCAGGAATGGAGGAAAGGATATGAGGTCCAAACCTCTCGAACTGGACGCCACTTGTCTGATCCTTTGCTTTCCCATGTCATCATCGTCTCCATTTCTGGTGGTTATAATGATTACCAG GTACGCTCGAAATTAGAATCCCTTGATGGAATTGTTCCTCCCACACATGGCTTTTTCATAAGTAGCACTGGTATGAGAAACGTGTGGTTGTCAATGGAGCACCAGGTTATCTTATGGTGTAATCAGCTAGTTGTGCAA ATGTCTCACACTCTCCTCAGTTTGATAGACATGAAGACAAGTCAACCTTTAAATGATGTGCGGCAAAGACTTGGAATATTTAAGAAGATGCTTGATAGTGGAATTCCGAAGAACTTTGCATCCACAGAATTGCAACTAGCACATAAATCTGACCATATCCATGATATAAAAGAGAAAGTGAATCCTG AAGGATTGGGTTCTGGAGTATCGGGTTGCCCAAGTAGTAGCCAATGGAGCGATGATGGACTTGAAAGAGACCTGTACATCCAAACCAGTACTGTCACTGTTTTAGCTATGGATGGGAGAAGACGATGGTTGGACATTCAAAAACTG GGTCAGGATGGAAAAAACCACTTTGCTTTCGTCACAAATCTTTCACCTTGTTCTGGTGTGCGACTGCATCTTTGGCGAGAGAAGGGAACTTCAGCTTCAGAAGTTTCAATGAACAAACAGGTTGTTGAAGTCACAGCTAAAATGGTCCACGTTCCATCTGGACCAGCCCCAAGGCAG ATTGAGCCAGGTAGTCAAACTGAACAAGCTCCTCCATCTGCTATATTTTGGTTGGGTCCTCAAGATATGCATGGCTTTCGGTTTCTGACAATTTCTGTGGCTCCTCGTCCG ACTGTTTCGGGGAGACCCCCACCAGCCGCGTCCATGGGAGTCGGACAATTTTTCAATCCAAAGGATGGGGAGAAAATTTTCTCTTCTTACCAGTTGATCAGTTCATTATACACAGAACAG CAGGATATGACTTTGAAGGAAGATCATCCTCTTGCTCTCAGTCTTACATTCTCTGCTAGCTTAGGTCTTCTCCCTGTTTCTTTATCCATCACAACAACTGGCTGTGGGATTAAAAAATCGGAATTTCCCATTGAAGAGTCTGGAGATGAGGAAACAAGTA GACTTTGTAAGAGGCGCTGTTTCCCACCTGTCGCACTTGTTTGGGATGCGACATCTGGCCTACATGTATTTCCTAATTTGTATTCTGAAACAATTGTTGTTGATTCTTCTCCGGCACTCTGGACTTCTTCTCAAGATTCTGACAAGACGACTGTTTTGTTACTG ATAGACCCACATTGCTCTTACACAAGTACTATTGGTGTTTCTGTTACTGCTAGCACTGGTAGATTCTTGCTTTTATACTTCTCTCAG ATCAGTGGTCTATGCTTTGCTGTTGCATTTTTCGCTCTGATGCGGCAAGCATATGCATGGGAACTTGATCAGCCTATACCATCTCTGCTATCTGCTGTTGAATCAAACTTGAGAATCCCTGGGGCATTCTTCTCCCTTGCCATATTGCCAATTTTCTTTGCCATTCTCTTGTCTTGCCTAAGCTCTCAAGCCCTTCCTCCAATTATAAGTTTCCCAATTGTCTCAATCCTTTGTTATGTTTTTGCAAATGGCGCGATAGTTCTGTTGATATTACTTTCCCAAATGCTGTTTTATGTGGCTGGCCTTCTCCATGTAGCTGTCAAGAAATG GTGGCAAGTTTGTGAAAGGAACTTTTCCTTTCATTTTCTCCAGCGGTTCATAAATATAACCTCCAGCTTTGCATCTATTAAG GTGGTAAGGATTTTGATGGCGAATCCTCTCCTTATTACGTCATGGCTTGCTATTACGTTGGTGTGTCTTGTGCATCCAGCACTCGGTCTGTTTGTATTGCTCTTATCACATGTTCTATGTTGCCACAGCGCACTGTCCAG CCATGTCCAGACCAAGGAGTTTTATGAATCTGGAAGTGAAGGCGAAGGTAGTTACGATAATAATAGCAAGTTGTTCCCGACAAATGAGACGCGTAGTGGTAGCCCCAAATACAGAAGAAGCTATGGCGATGCACAATTAGAGATCTTCCACCACCGGCATGGGTTACTTGTTTTACATTTGCTCGCAGCATTAATGTTTGTCCCTTCACTTGTGGCCTGGCTTCAG CGGATTGGTATTGGGCATAGGCTTCCGTGGTTATGGGATTCTATACTTAGCATGGGAGTGGTGCTGCATGGTTTATGCAATTCAAAGCCCGAATTCAGCTTCTATCTCTTTCCCATCGGATCCTGGGAAATCCAACTAAGCTTTGTTTATCTGCTTGCTGGATTTTATTCCTATCTTTCAGCTTTGGCATTAGCTCCGTATAGAGTGTTTTATGCAATGGCTACCATCGGACTCGTCTCCTTTGCCTTCAGACTCATACAGAGGAACAACGGCGACACATATCACCGGACCAGAAAACATTCCCATAGACATTGA
- the LOC130992319 gene encoding uncharacterized protein LOC130992319 isoform X7: MGLRDSVDMKALRAKFRVATVVIISICIGLMGVYYLLKPVVNGCVMTYMYPTYIPIPTPKNVSTTKYGLFLYHEGWRKIDYDDHLKKINGVPVLFIPGNGGSYKQVRSIGAESDRAYQGGPLEWNSNQAYPQLGEGVDIDLNNILLPSQYTSMLDWYAVDLEGEHSAMDGRILQEHSEYVVYAIHTILDLYKEAHDARAKGRPPKSVILVGHSMGGFVARAAVVHPHLRKFAVETILTLSTPHQSPPVALQPSLGHYYAQVNQEWRKGYEVQTSRTGRHLSDPLLSHVIIVSISGGYNDYQVRSKLESLDGIVPPTHGFFISSTGMRNVWLSMEHQVILWCNQLVVQMSHTLLSLIDMKTSQPLNDVRQRLGIFKKMLDSGIPKNFASTELQLAHKSDHIHDIKEKVNPGLGSGVSGCPSSSQWSDDGLERDLYIQTSTVTVLAMDGRRRWLDIQKLGQDGKNHFAFVTNLSPCSGVRLHLWREKGTSASEVSMNKQVVEVTAKMVHVPSGPAPRQIEPGSQTEQAPPSAIFWLGPQDMHGFRFLTISVAPRPTVSGRPPPAASMGVGQFFNPKDGEKIFSSYQLISSLYTEQQDMTLKEDHPLALSLTFSASLGLLPVSLSITTTGCGIKKSEFPIEESGDEETSRLCKRRCFPPVALVWDATSGLHVFPNLYSETIVVDSSPALWTSSQDSDKTTVLLLIDPHCSYTSTIGVSVTASTGRFLLLYFSQISGLCFAVAFFALMRQAYAWELDQPIPSLLSAVESNLRIPGAFFSLAILPIFFAILLSCLSSQALPPIISFPIVSILCYVFANGAIVLLILLSQMLFYVAGLLHVAVKKWWQVCERNFSFHFLQRFINITSSFASIKVVRILMANPLLITSWLAITLVCLVHPALGLFVLLLSHVLCCHSALSSHVQTKEFYESGSEGEGSYDNNSKLFPTNETRSGSPKYRRSYGDAQLEIFHHRHGLLVLHLLAALMFVPSLVAWLQRIGIGHRLPWLWDSILSMGVVLHGLCNSKPEFSFYLFPIGSWEIQLSFVYLLAGFYSYLSALALAPYRVFYAMATIGLVSFAFRLIQRNNGDTYHRTRKHSHRH, encoded by the exons ATGGGGCTTAGAGATAGTGTGGACATGAAAGCGCTCAGAGCGAAGTTCAGAGTAGCAACTGTGGTTATAATATCCATATGCATTGGGCTTATGGGGGTTTATTATCTGTTGAAGCCAGTTGTAAATGGTTGTGTGATGACGTATATGTACCCGACATACATTCCTATCCCCACGCCGAAGAATGTGTCGACAACAAAATATGGGTTATTTTTGTACCATGAAGGCTGGAGAAAGATTGATTATGATGATCACCTTAAGAAGATTAATGGTGTGCCAGTTCTTTTCATCCCAGGCAATGGTGGAAGCTACAAACAG GTCAGATCCATTGGTGCAGAATCTGATAGGGCTTATCAAGGAGGTCCACTTGAATGGAACTCTAACCAGGCTTATCCACAATTGGGAGAGGGCGTGGATATTGATTTGAATAACATTTTGTTACCCAGTCAATATACTTCCATGCTTGATTGGTATGCAGTGGATCTTGAAGGTGAACATTCTGCAATGGATGGTCGGATTCTTCAAGAACACTCGGAATATGTAGTATATGCCATTCACACG ATTTTGGATCTTTACAAAGAAGCACATGATGCACGAGCAAAAGGCCGTCCCCCTAAAAGTGTGATATTGGTTGGTCACTCAATGGGTGGTTTTGTTGCTAGGGCTGCAGTAGTGCACCCCCATTTGAGAAAGTTTGCTGTTGAAACTATTCTGACGCTCTCCACACCCCACCa GTCTCCCCCTGTGGCATTACAGCCATCCTTGGGCCACTATTATGCACAAGTAAATCAGGAATGGAGGAAAGGATATGAGGTCCAAACCTCTCGAACTGGACGCCACTTGTCTGATCCTTTGCTTTCCCATGTCATCATCGTCTCCATTTCTGGTGGTTATAATGATTACCAG GTACGCTCGAAATTAGAATCCCTTGATGGAATTGTTCCTCCCACACATGGCTTTTTCATAAGTAGCACTGGTATGAGAAACGTGTGGTTGTCAATGGAGCACCAGGTTATCTTATGGTGTAATCAGCTAGTTGTGCAA ATGTCTCACACTCTCCTCAGTTTGATAGACATGAAGACAAGTCAACCTTTAAATGATGTGCGGCAAAGACTTGGAATATTTAAGAAGATGCTTGATAGTGGAATTCCGAAGAACTTTGCATCCACAGAATTGCAACTAGCACATAAATCTGACCATATCCATGATATAAAAGAGAAAGTGAATCCTG GATTGGGTTCTGGAGTATCGGGTTGCCCAAGTAGTAGCCAATGGAGCGATGATGGACTTGAAAGAGACCTGTACATCCAAACCAGTACTGTCACTGTTTTAGCTATGGATGGGAGAAGACGATGGTTGGACATTCAAAAACTG GGTCAGGATGGAAAAAACCACTTTGCTTTCGTCACAAATCTTTCACCTTGTTCTGGTGTGCGACTGCATCTTTGGCGAGAGAAGGGAACTTCAGCTTCAGAAGTTTCAATGAACAAACAGGTTGTTGAAGTCACAGCTAAAATGGTCCACGTTCCATCTGGACCAGCCCCAAGGCAG ATTGAGCCAGGTAGTCAAACTGAACAAGCTCCTCCATCTGCTATATTTTGGTTGGGTCCTCAAGATATGCATGGCTTTCGGTTTCTGACAATTTCTGTGGCTCCTCGTCCG ACTGTTTCGGGGAGACCCCCACCAGCCGCGTCCATGGGAGTCGGACAATTTTTCAATCCAAAGGATGGGGAGAAAATTTTCTCTTCTTACCAGTTGATCAGTTCATTATACACAGAACAG CAGGATATGACTTTGAAGGAAGATCATCCTCTTGCTCTCAGTCTTACATTCTCTGCTAGCTTAGGTCTTCTCCCTGTTTCTTTATCCATCACAACAACTGGCTGTGGGATTAAAAAATCGGAATTTCCCATTGAAGAGTCTGGAGATGAGGAAACAAGTA GACTTTGTAAGAGGCGCTGTTTCCCACCTGTCGCACTTGTTTGGGATGCGACATCTGGCCTACATGTATTTCCTAATTTGTATTCTGAAACAATTGTTGTTGATTCTTCTCCGGCACTCTGGACTTCTTCTCAAGATTCTGACAAGACGACTGTTTTGTTACTG ATAGACCCACATTGCTCTTACACAAGTACTATTGGTGTTTCTGTTACTGCTAGCACTGGTAGATTCTTGCTTTTATACTTCTCTCAG ATCAGTGGTCTATGCTTTGCTGTTGCATTTTTCGCTCTGATGCGGCAAGCATATGCATGGGAACTTGATCAGCCTATACCATCTCTGCTATCTGCTGTTGAATCAAACTTGAGAATCCCTGGGGCATTCTTCTCCCTTGCCATATTGCCAATTTTCTTTGCCATTCTCTTGTCTTGCCTAAGCTCTCAAGCCCTTCCTCCAATTATAAGTTTCCCAATTGTCTCAATCCTTTGTTATGTTTTTGCAAATGGCGCGATAGTTCTGTTGATATTACTTTCCCAAATGCTGTTTTATGTGGCTGGCCTTCTCCATGTAGCTGTCAAGAAATG GTGGCAAGTTTGTGAAAGGAACTTTTCCTTTCATTTTCTCCAGCGGTTCATAAATATAACCTCCAGCTTTGCATCTATTAAG GTGGTAAGGATTTTGATGGCGAATCCTCTCCTTATTACGTCATGGCTTGCTATTACGTTGGTGTGTCTTGTGCATCCAGCACTCGGTCTGTTTGTATTGCTCTTATCACATGTTCTATGTTGCCACAGCGCACTGTCCAG CCATGTCCAGACCAAGGAGTTTTATGAATCTGGAAGTGAAGGCGAAGGTAGTTACGATAATAATAGCAAGTTGTTCCCGACAAATGAGACGCGTAGTGGTAGCCCCAAATACAGAAGAAGCTATGGCGATGCACAATTAGAGATCTTCCACCACCGGCATGGGTTACTTGTTTTACATTTGCTCGCAGCATTAATGTTTGTCCCTTCACTTGTGGCCTGGCTTCAG CGGATTGGTATTGGGCATAGGCTTCCGTGGTTATGGGATTCTATACTTAGCATGGGAGTGGTGCTGCATGGTTTATGCAATTCAAAGCCCGAATTCAGCTTCTATCTCTTTCCCATCGGATCCTGGGAAATCCAACTAAGCTTTGTTTATCTGCTTGCTGGATTTTATTCCTATCTTTCAGCTTTGGCATTAGCTCCGTATAGAGTGTTTTATGCAATGGCTACCATCGGACTCGTCTCCTTTGCCTTCAGACTCATACAGAGGAACAACGGCGACACATATCACCGGACCAGAAAACATTCCCATAGACATTGA